A genomic segment from Spinacia oleracea cultivar Varoflay chromosome 3, BTI_SOV_V1, whole genome shotgun sequence encodes:
- the LOC130469892 gene encoding protein DNA-DAMAGE INDUCIBLE 1-like, translating to MSVEETPKETEEEACHEDDEQRRMSSVYMMYSMGKETPKTREESTDMMYVDLVVNGRNARAMVDTGASHNFVTEAEARRLGLVLKKGGGSMKSVNSKAKPILGVAEQVEAKLGDWKGKMNFTVVNMDDFNLVLGLEFLRSRKAVVMPHLNSLLVAGGQTCPVRSTCTPTKIKEKGRFLSAMRVMEPLRKASSQIPPRIRNKKQDTSSSQAAPSQKPKTRKTWIHTIHQPIKTQQDSRRLQQPPSTNGAEKTTEFRIGAFSFIFCNSCKSTRASTA from the coding sequence ATGTCCGTGGAGGAAACCCCAAAAGAGACAGAAGAAGAAGCATGCCATGAAGACGACGAGCAACGCAGAATGAGTTCCGTCTACATGATGTATTCAATGGGGAAAGAGACCCCAAAGACAAGAGAGGAATCCACAGACATGATGTATGTGGACCTCGTGGTAAATGGGAGGAATGCTCGAGCCATGGTAGACACCGGTGCCTCTCACAACTTTGTGACCGAAGCAGAAGCCCGCAGATTGGGGTTAGTGCTCAAGAAAGGAGGCGGTAGCATGAAATCCGTCAACTCCAAAGCCAAACCGATTCTCGGTGTGGCAGAACAGGTGGAAGCAAAGTTGGGAGATTGGAAAGGAAAAATGAACTTCACTGTCGTCAACATGGACGACTTCAACCTTGTACTTGGATTGGAGTTCCTCCGCTCCAGAAAAGCAGTTGTAATGCCTCATTTGAATTCTTTGCTTGTAGCAGGTGGACAAACTTGTCCAGTTCGAAGTACATGTACTCCCACAAAGATAAAAGAGAAGGGCCGATTTCTTTCGGCAATGCGAGTGATGGAGCCACTCAGAAAGGCGTCATCCCAGATACCCCCTCGCATCAGAAACAAGAAACAAGATACAAGCTCAAGCCAAGCTGCTCCGAGCCAGAAACCAAAAACAAGGAAGACTTGGATTCACACGATTCACCAGCCTATCAAGAcacaacaagattcaagaagactCCAGCAACCGCCATCAACCAACGGCGCAGAGAAGACTACAGAGTTTAGAATAGGAGCTTTTTCTTTCATCTTTTGTAACTCTTGTAAGTCGACGAGGGCGTCGACAGCTTAA
- the LOC110795981 gene encoding S-adenosylmethionine carrier 1, chloroplastic/mitochondrial-like, translated as MFNLGFLPCLIIICFLCFVKFVQTAGAVGGMDASLIRVPTELVKQRMQTGQFVSAPDVVRLIVAKEGFKGLPIVSASRFAV; from the exons ATGTTTAACCTGGGTTTTCTCCCTTGCCTTATAATTATATGCTTTCTCTGTTTTGTCAAATTTGTGCAGACTGCAGGTGCCGTTGGTGGAATGGATGCATCTCTAATTCGTGTTCCTACTGAA CTTGTTAAGCAGAGGATGCAAACAGGACAATTTGTTTCAGCTCCTGATGTTGTGCGTCTAATTGTTGCTAAGGAAGGATTTAAAG GGTTACCGATCGTTTCTGCTTCGAGATTTGCCGTTTGA